Proteins from a single region of Bos javanicus breed banteng chromosome 7, ARS-OSU_banteng_1.0, whole genome shotgun sequence:
- the DOT1L gene encoding histone-lysine N-methyltransferase, H3 lysine-79 specific isoform X10: MKEGGRIVSSKPFAPLNFRINSRNLSDIGTIMRVVELSPLKGSVSWTGKPVSYYLHTIDRTILENYFSSLKNPKLREEQEAARRRQQRENKSNTTTPTKVPESKAAVPADTPVDSGAEEEKAGTATVKKPSPSKARKKKLNKKGRKMVGRKRGRPKKMSATNPERKPKKTQSSLDLLHAQTASRAASPLPQDAHRPPHSPFYQLPPSVQRPTPEQLLLAPTPPALHRLLESFRIQYLQFLAYTKTPQYKASLQQLLDQEKEKNARLLGAAQQLFGHCQAQKEEIKRLFQQKLDELGVKALTYNDLIQAQKEISAHNQQLREQTEQLEKGNWELRSQSLRLLKARCEELKLDWSTLSLENLLKEKQALKSQISEKQRHCLELQISIVELEKSQRQQELLQLKSCVPPDEALALQLRGKPEAEPSRLHLELDCARFSLPPFSSLSPELSMNGHAAGYELCSALGRPSPKQNTPQYLASPLDQEVVPCTPSHSGRPRLEKLSSLALPDYTRLSPAKLVLRRHLSQDHAASGKAAASELHPRAEHAKENGLPYQSPGITNGIKLSPQDPRPSSPTALQMGEKGPEKGVKERAYASSGEAITSLPVSIPLSTVQPSKLPVSIPLASVVLPSRAEKARSTPSPGPPARESSSTLEKQVAANTHGAGGNAAGSKSLALAPTGFAYAGSVAISGALAGSPAPLAPGAEPPALDESSSSGSLFATVGSRSSTPQHPPLLTQPRTCGSASPAPQLCSSPRLGALGPLPDSGKGDLPCEASFSDPESEAKRRIVFTISAGASSAKQSPSSKHSPLPSGARGDGGQGHGPDGRKRGRRKRASAGTPSLSSSVSPKRRALPSVAGLFTQSSGSPLNLNSMVSNINQPLEITAISSPESSLKSSPVPYQDNDQPPVLKKEKPLSQTNGAHYSPLTSDEEPGSEDEPGSARIERKIATISLESKSPPKTLENAGGSLAGRKAPLASEPVNSSKWKSTFSPISDLGLAKAADSPLQAASALSHNSLFAFRPGLEEPSAADAKLATHSRKSFPGTLPGAGGLSPSSLPASGFALGGGLAADLSLHSFSDGASLSHKAPEAAGLGAPLSFPGPRGKEGGAAESGPFVNKRQLDGLGPKGEGGLPTCGPPDKASTAHSKAGKGREREPDVKNGHNLFMAAATAPPAGLLSGPGLAPAASSAGGAAPSVQTHRPFLGAFAPGPQFALGPMSLQANLGPSVLQSLFSSVPAAGLVHVSTAATRLTNSHAMGSFSSGVAGGAVGGVFNHAVPPASAHPFGASFGSGAACRSATLSLTPLQAVASTPASSFQAPSSAEPRPPPPPPHLGRPPPGQPALHAPPHPNATLPPPPALLPANSEPVLLQNLASLPANQAFLPASSAASLPPANASLSIKLASLPHKVSRPSLTVHHQPLPGLALAQAAPVNPQASSTGPPAVWVSLGMPPPYAARLAGVKPR, translated from the exons ATGAAGGAAG GTGGCAGAATCGTGTCCTCGAAGCCCTTTGCGCCTCTGAACTTCAGAATAAACAGTAGAAACTTGAGTG ACATCGGCACCATCATGCGCGTCGTGGAGCTGTCGCCGCTAAAAGGCTCGGTGTCATGGACGGGGAAGCCAGTCTCCTACTACCTGCACACCATCGACCGCACCATA ctTGAAAACTATTTTTCTAGTCTAAAAAATCCAAAACTCAGG GAGGAACAAGAGGCAGCTCGGCGCCGGCAGCAGCGGGAGAACAAGAGCAACACAACCACGCCCACCAAGGTGCCCGAGAGCAAGGCAGCTGTGCCGGCGGACACCCCCGTG GACTCTGGTGCTGAGGAGGAGAAAGCCGGGACGGCCACTGTCAAGAAGCCATCTCCCTCCAAGGCCCGGAAGAAGAAGCTGAACAAGAAGGGCCGGAAGATGGTGGGTCGGAAGCGTGGGCGCCCCAAGAAGATGAGTGCCACCAACCCCGAGCGCAAGCCCAAGAAGACCCAGAGCTCACTGGACCTGCTGCACGCCCAGACCGCGTCACGAGCGGCCTCCCCCTTGCCGCAGG ACGCGCACAGGCCACCTCACAGCCCATTCTACCAGCTACCTCCCAGCGTGCAGCGGCCTACCCCCGAGCAGCTGCTGCTGGCACCCACCCCGCCCGCACTGCACAGGCTGCTAG AGTCCTTCAGGATTCAGTACCTACAGTTCCTGGCATACACGAAGACCCCTCAGTACAAGGCCAGCCTGCAGCAGCTCCTGGACCAGGAGAAG GAGAAGAATGCCCGGTTGCTAGGCGCAGCGCAGCAGCTATTTGGCCACTGCCAAGCTCAGAAGGAGGAGATCAAGAGGCTCTTCCAGCAGAAACTGGACGAG CTGGGAGTGAAGGCGCTGACCTACAACGACCTGATCCAAGCGCAGAAGGAGATCTCGGCTCACAACCAGCAGTTGAGGGAGCAGACGGAGCAGCTGGAGAAGGGCAACTGGGAGCTGAGGAGCCAGAGCCTGAGGCTG CTCAAGGCACGATGCGAGGAGCTGAAGCTGGACTGGTCCACGCTGTCGCTGGAGAATCTGCTGAAGGAGAAGCAGGCCCTGAAGAGCCAGATCTCAGAGAAGCAGAGGCACTGCCTGGAGCTGCAG ATCAGCATcgtggagctggagaagagccAGCGGCAGCAGGAGTTGCTGCAGCTCAAGTCCTGCGTGCCGCCTGATGAGGCACTGGCTCTGCAGCTTCGTGGGAAGCCAGAGGCTGAGCCTAGCCGGCTGCACTTGGAGCTGGACTGCGCCCGCTTCTCCCTGCCGCCCTTCAGCAGCTTGAGCCCCGAGCTCTCTATGAATGGCCACGCAGCCGGCTATGAGCTCTGCAGCGCACTGGGTCGGCCCTCGCCCAAGCAGAACACCCCCCAGTACCTGGCCTCCCCGCTAGACCAGGAGGTCGTGCCCTGCACCCCTAGCCACAGCGGCCGGCCACGGCTAGAGAAGCTGTCCAGCCTGGCCCTGCCTGACTACACCAGGCTATCCCCTGCCAAGCTGGTGCTGCGGCGCCACCTGAGCCAGGACCACGCGGCCAGTGGCAAGGCAGCTGCCAGTGAGCTGCACCCACG AGCCGAGCATGCCAAGGAGAATGGGCTCCCTTACCAGAGCCCTGGCATCACTAATGGCATCAAGCTGAGCCCACAAGACCCCCGACCTTCATCTCCCACGGCTTTACAGATGGGAGAGAAGGGCCCCGAGAAG GGTGTGAAGGAGCGTGCCTACGCCAGCAGTGGGGAGGCCATCACCAGCCTGCCCGTCAGCATCCCGCTGAGCACCGTGCAGCCCAGCAAGCTGCCCGTCAGCATCCCCCTGGCCAGCGTGGTGCTGCCCAGCCGCGCCGAGAAGGCG AGAAGCACACCCAGCCCTGGGCCACCGGCCCGAGAGTCCTCATCCACGCTGGAGAAGCAGGTGGCTGCTAACACCCATGGTGCCGGGGGCAACGCTGCTGGGAGCAAGAGCCTCGCCCTGGCTCCCACAG GTTTTGCATACGCCGGCTCGGTGGCCATCAGTGGGGCCCTGGCCGGCAGCCCGGCACCCCTCGCCCCTGGAGCCGAGCCCCCAGCCCTGGACGAGTCCTCCAGCTCTGGAAGCCTCTTTGCCACCGTGGGGTCCCGCAGCTCCACCCCGCAGCACCCACCCCTGCTGACGCAGCCACGCACCTGTGGCTCGGCCTCGCCAGCCCCCCAGCTCTGCTCCAGCCCCCGGCTTGGTGCTCTGGGCCCACTCCCCGACTCTGGCAAAGGGGACCTGCCCTGCGAGGCCAGCTTCTCAGACCCTGAGAGCGAAGCCAAAAGGAGAATCGTCTTCACCATCTCGGCGGGCGCCAGCAGCGCCAAGCAGTCACCTTCCAGCAAACACAGCCCTCTGCCGTCGGGTGCCCGCGGGGACGGTGGCCAGGGCCATGGGCCAGACGGCCGCAAGCGGGGCCGGAGGAAGCGGGCATCGGCGGGGACCCCCAGCCTGAGCTCGAGTGTGTCCCCCAAGCGCCGGGCCTTGCCATCTGTCGCTGGGCTTTTCACGCAGTCTTCAGGGTCCCCCCTGAACCTCAACTCCATG GTCAGCAACATCAACCAGCCCCTGGAGATCACAGCAATCTCGTCCCCTGAGAGCTCCCTAAAGAGCTCACCCGTCCCCTACCAGGACAACGACCAACCACCCGTGCTCAAGAAGGAGAAGCCCCTGAGCCAGACCAATGGTGCCCACTACTCCCCACTGACTTCGGACGAGGAGCCAGGCTCTGAGGATGAGCCCGGCAGTGCCAG aaTTGAGAGAAAAATTGCAACGATCTCCTTAGAAAGCAAGTCTCCGCCAAAAACCTTGGAAAATG CAGGTGGCAGCCTAGCAGGAAGAAAGGCGCCGCTGGCCAGCGAGCCGGTCAACAGCAGCAAGTGGAAGTCCACCTTCTCACCCATCTCCGACCTGGGCCTGGCCAAGGCGGCCGACAGCCCGCTGCAGGCTGCCTCTGCTCTGAGCCACAACTCTCTGTTCGCTTTCCGGCCTGGCCTGGAGGAGCCCAGTGCGGCCGATGCCAagctggccacccactccaggaagAGCTTCCCGGGCACCCTGCCAGGGGCAGGCGGGCTGAGCCCCAGTAGCCTTCCTGCCAGCGGCTTCGCCCTGGGCGGGGGCCTAGCAGCTGACCTCAGTTTACACAGCTTCAGTGATGGTGCTTCTCTCTCCCACAAGGCCCCCGAGGCAGCTGGCCTGGGTGCCCCCCTGAGCTTCCCCGGCCCACGGGGCAAAGAGGGTGGCGCTGCAGAGTCTGGCCCCTTCGTGAACAAGCGGCAGCTGGACGGACTGGGCCCAAAAGGCGAGGGGGGCCTTCCCACATGCGGACCCCCGGACAAGGCCTCCACAGCGCATAGCAAGGCAGGCAAGGGCCGCGAGCGCGAGCCTGACGTCAAGAACGGCCACAACCTGTTCATGGCCGCTGCCACTGCGCCCCCTGCAGGCCTCCTCAGCGGCCCAGGTCTTGCCCCAGCGGCATCCTCGGCAGGTGGCGCAGCCCCGTCCGTGCAGACCCACCGCCCCTTCCTGGGCGCCTTCGCCCCCGGGCCACAGTTCGCACTGGGCCCCATGTCGCTACAGGCCAACCTGGGCCCAtctgtgctgcagtccctgtTCAGTTCCGTGCCCGCCGCCGGCCTGGTTCACGTCTCGACCGCCGCCACCAGATTGACCAACTCGCACGCCATGGGCAGCTTCTCCTCTGGGGTGGCCGGCGGCGCAGTTGGAG GTGTCTTTAACCACGCGGTGCCTCCCGCCTCCGCCCATCCGTTTGGAGCCAGTTTCGGCAGTGGGGCTGCATGTCGCAGTGCCACGCTGAGCTTAACCCCGCTGCAGGCGGTGGCCAGCACCCCGGCCTCTTCCTTTCAGGCCCCGTCCTCTGCGGAGCCgaggccacccccaccccctccgcaCCTGGGCCGGCCCCCTCCGGGGCAGCCCGCCCTCCACGCACCCCCCCATCCTAACGCCACCTTGCCTCCTCCCCCTGCGCTGCTCCCAGCTAACTCTGAGCCCGTGCTTCTGCAGAACCTCGCATCCCTCCCTGCTAACCAAGCTTTCTTACCCGCCTCCTCTGCCGCCTCTCTGCCGCCTGCTAacgcctctctgtccatcaagcTCGCCTCCCTCCCGCACAAGGTGTCCCGGCCCTCCTTGACGGTGCACCACCAGCCCCTGCCTGGGCTTGCCCTGGCCCAGGCCGCGCCCGTGAACCCACAGGCCAGCTCCACGGGGCCGCCCGCCGTGTGGGTTTCCCTTGGCATGCCGCCTCCGTATGCCGCGCGCCTTGCGGGGGTTAAGCCGCGATAA